TCATTTCAGCTGGCTGCAAAGAGAGATGCATTCGAGCAGGAAATAAAATTTGCAAAGGAGGTTATTAAGTTTGCTGCTGCATGTATGAACTGTAGAAGCAATGGGACGATTCATTTCGGAATTGAGGATGGTAACGAGTATGCACATGGAGAGATAGTGGGCATGCCTGTCCAAAATAAAGAACTCTTTGTTAATGCACGAGATGTGTACATTAAACGGTGCTTTTTGAAAAAGTATCATGCCCATGCTGAACATTCAGTTCGTCCGCCGAGATTTGTTGAAGTGGTTGGTGATGGAATTGGAGAACAACGTTTTGTTATTGAAGTTGATATTGTTCCATcactgtcagtggtgaaggggaCATTTTATACAGTGCAACTTCCTGATCTTGGCAAGTCTAAAAAAGGAGCTCTGAGATATTTTCATCACTCAATCTACAAAAGAGAAGGAGCTTCTTCAATCTGCATTCCTTCAGAAACAATTCAACATATACCCGAGTATATACGTGATAGAGATTTTGAAAGAGAAAAGGCAGAACGTGATGAAGAGCTTTCCAAAGATGATGTATACAGGAAACTGTCTGAACTGTTCACAAGTATAAAGCAACATATGGATAATGAAGTGAAGTATATTCTAGTCACTGACAGCTGCAGAGAGGAAGATTTAGAGAATCTCAGCTTTTTGCTACGAATTAGGTTTTTCTGTGTTTTAGATTTTGACCCCAGTGGTAAGATACATGGTTTGTATAATTCAGATTGCAAGGCCAGGTCTTTTTCCTTAGATGAATGCTTCACTGAGAGTAATTCATTGGCTGACTGTGTGATGAAGGATTCCTTTCAGCGAACCAGCTGGATATTTTGCAATGGGCAAAGCCATAGTGATTGGCAAAAACCTTCTGATGCAAACACCTGGATGGAAGCAAGAGGGAAGCACCTGGTAGATATGATATCACAGCTCTGCACTGCAATCCCTGAGCCATTTGAGGTACTTTTTCTTTGGCTGTCAGCAGCAAATCAGCTAGTGGCACAGGCATTTCGTGAATTCTATGCTAGAATGCATGCTAAAAATCACATAAAATGCATTGTGCAAAACAGAGAATATTATAATAGCTGGACAAGTCTTTTGGACAATACATGTAATAGAGACACACTTAATAACCTGAGTATTGTAGGAACAAAACTTAGTCATTTAGATAATATGATTCAGACTATACAATCTTCACAACAGTTGCAACATGATGATACAGAATATGAAGATTTGCTGCCTTGCATTGAAGTACTGAGATCAGATGAATACAGCTGTTTAGAAGTTAACGTAGATGATGAAGATTGGAAGAAAGAAATCAGAGCCAAGGAAATGCATTTTTACAAGGGTGGAAAAGTCAACTGGATGAATTTTTGGCTTGCTGAAAACAGACTTTGTAGTAACATTATAAAAAGAGATGCATATCAACAAGTTCATAATCATTTGAATCAAGTGTTAGGGAGAGCAAATTCGAAGAAACCGGTGATCACTTTGACAATAAGTCACCAACCTGGCAGTGGAGGGAGTACTGTGGCTCGTTACATCCTGTGGGACTTCAGAAAGAGACTGAAATGTGCAATTGTCAACACTTCAAGCAATGTAACATCAGTCTGTGCTAaggcaaaacaattacagaacaaTGAAAGGACTGACAAGAGGTTACCAGTGCTTCTGCTTGTTGAAGATTGTGATGAGGAATACATTGATGATTTGAAAATCAATCTAGGACAAACATTTGCTACTTGTTCTTCAAAACCAAGCTTCATTCTACTGCATTGCAAGAGATCTATATTATCAGAGACATTTGCCAATGCATCTGACACTGTGCATGTTAATTATAAATTATCAGACAAAGAGAAAATGTTGTTCAACAATAAACTGAAAGAACTCAAAGTGCAGTACGATGAAGATTCCATCCTTACATTTGTTCTAATGAGCAAAGAATATGAACAAAattatcttcaacaatctgtgaaGAAATTGCTGACCAGTATTAATCAGACATCTGATGTCCTTAATCTAATTGGAGGTCTTGCTTTGCTAAATCATTATGTGGAAGATTCATACATTACAGAATCTCAGTGGGATAAAATCATAAAACGACATGCACACTGTGAACACTCACAGCTCCGTTCTTTAGAGAGCACACTGAGAAAAGCAGCAGGCTGTCTGCTCTCCTGTTTGTATGAGCCTGAAGCAGAACTCCAGTATATTCGGATAATACATCGTAAAGTTGCAGAAGAAATACTTAATCAGCTGACGGTCCCACAAAGTCAGATTGTTATGAAACTTCTTGAGTGGAATGTATTTTTCAAATACCAGTCCTCTAAGCATGTAGAGAAATTTATTAGGCAACTGTTTGTCCAAAGAAAAGACAGCACAGATAAAGTCAAGCTTTCATTCCCTCCTCTTATTGCATATATATGTGAAAAAGAGGGTAAAATTAAGGCTGAAGAAGTTCAGGAAAAAGCTTGTGAATGTTTTGCTCAGGACGCCTTTGTGGCTCAGCAATTTGCTCGATTTTTATGTTTTGAGAAAAAGTTTATAAAAGCTGAGACATGGGTGAAAAAGGCTCACTCATTACAACCATCCAATTCTTAtatttttcatacagaaggtcaAATATATTGGAGGTGGTGTAAGTCAATCAACCCTGTGGCACAGCAAAACGAACAACAGCCCTCTGCAAAAAGGTTTCGAAAACCACTTGAGCTCGCACTAAAGGCAATTGATGCTTTCCAGAATTCTCAAGAAATGGCCAAGGCAGAGTCTGACTGGAATAATGCAGGCTATTTCAGTGAAGTTGAAGTTGGTTGTTATGTTGTGCAACTTTTGCCTTGGCTTGACACATTTAAAAGCAAGAATGGATGCCACATGAACCTGATAAAATATTTACTGACAGATTGGATCCCGGAAGAAGTAGACACAGTCTGGCACAAGTTCCATCAAAAACTAAAAGGACTGCACAACAACATTTGCAAAGCAATGGAATCAGTTTATGAACGCGTGGCCTACTTCTATCCTGACAAACACAatgaagagaaacattttgaCCAGTTAAGAAAAAGTGAAGAACAATtcttatttttcttctgtttctttgaAGATTCCAGAGACCAACTGCTGAAACAAGAAAACATGGAACATCTAACACCAATTTTAAAACGCCATGAAATTTTTCATCTGGGAGGTGGGCAACTCACTAAATGTTTTTCTTTAGCCCCTGGAACGTTAATTAAAATAATACAGCTGTGCACTAATAAATGTGATGAAACTGAGCTGAGAAACTACATCTTATCACAGATTGCCTTGGCTATCCACTCCTACAAATACACTCCTTCTGAAGACAAGATTTCTAAAGAGGAACTTTGTGACCTGAGCCATACCCTGTGTGCACTGAGTGCTCTAGGTCAATGTCCTGTCCCATACTTCATACAGGTCCTATTGTACTGGCCAGAAGCTGAAGCTGATGATGACTCAGGAGAAGAAAGCAATACATGTTTAATTGATGCATTAAACATTTTGGACAACATGTACAATGCCAAAATAAAGGATGTGCGGGCTAAGAGAAAATCTACTCACCCTCATTTTTTCCTAGGGGCTGGAAGTGGCTTTCAGCGGTTTGTCCACAACACATACCTTGGAGGTGGTAACCCATGGAAAGTGAATCCAAACAAGCTACAACGCATTGAGGGCTGGACAGAAGGCAACCAGCTTTTTGTCCAAGGGCACTGCCAAGAAAGTAAGATTCAAATCCACTCTGGCCCCAAATGTTTGGTACCACCTGGGAGCACAAGTGCTTCATTCTATTTAGGATTTACATTGCGAGGCTGTGTTGCTTATGACATTCAGTTTGAATGAATAATTTGCATTGGTTAACTTGCCTTATGGGGTTAACAGTACTCAATGCTGTACAGGCACCATTTATTATTGAATAATGTAATGGAAAGCTCACATTATGGTAGTACAAAATATaagttggtggctcagtggttagcactgctgcctcacagcaccagggtcccaggttcaattccagccttggttggctgtctgtgtggagtttgcatgttctccctgtgtctgcgtgggtttcctctgggtactccagtttcctcccacagtccaaagatttgcaggtcaagtgaattggccttgctaaattgcccatagtgttagttgcattagtcagagggaaacgggtctgggtgggtttctcttctgagggtcagtgtggactgggtggGCTGAagaccctgtttccacactgtatggaatctaatctaatttaataatgCAAATTGTGAGCAATGAAAGTTTAAATTTATTGAAGGATGGGATGGGGTAGACTTCTTCCAGTAGCCAAGTAGATGAGAATAAGGGGATTGTCGAAATGAGATTGAGTATATGAGATGTGTAATACGGAGAAGGGGAAAGCTCTTCACCCAGAAATTTATATGCTTGTGAAATTCAATTCCAGATTCAATAGCTTAGGTAGAAATGATGCCAGAATTACCTTAGATAGATGGTTGAAGGGGTATGGGAACAGAGTGATAAATGTGATTTATATAATTCATTTCTATGGAAGATAAATTCTGTCATAGACTGATTGGACTACTGGCTCGTTTCTGTGTTATTGCATTTCTATGTCTAACGATACATGTAACCTGAAATTACCATTTGGCTCACTGAGCCCATTGCTAACAGACAAGCAGTTGCAGCACTATTCAACATATCATCTCACTTAAATGAAACTAAATGTTTTGATAAAACTTGTTATTGAGGAGCTATAGGTTCATGAATGGACTTAGAAGTTAAAAAAAGAGAGCTTCTCCTGTTGATCTGGTGATGAGAGACAATACTGGTTTGCATTCTTCTAATCATATTGACATGTAAGTGTGAATGGTTGATGGGTTGTTTCCGGATATGTTTTTGCCTGTTTTGTTGGGATTACTGTGGTAAACAAATAATCATTCTATCCTAATGCAAAGACAACATTCATGAGTGATAACCGAATGATGGCCTTTACTGTAAAATGAGAGAATGTCTATTATTCTTGTAATCAGTCACGCACAGAagcatggatacaaaactgacccttgacagacactgaaaaaaccatgttagtaagaggattaaattacaacttccaggatgcagACAAGAAAGACTTCTTAGCAGccttagaaacaacactgaaagacaatgaattcacagaagaaactcagcaaaccATTAGACAGACAGTcgcattaagcaggaaaaaggaaagaaacacactcaatacacaagaaagggaagcactaaaaagactaaaaaaagataaaaatatcaTTATCCTACCTACAGACAAAGGATGCTTAACATAATTTTTGACcgaacaggagaaagtgaacacactgcttgcagatactgacacttTCCAACAGGTGGCGATAGACCTGACCCCACAATTAGAGAACCAaatcagagtcatagattcatagagatgtacagcatggaaacagaccctttggtccaacccatccatgccgaccagatatcccaacccaacccaatctagtcccacttgcaagcatctggcccatatccctccaaatccttcatattcatatacccattcaaatgcctcttaaatgttgcaattgtaccaacctctaccacttcctctcgcagctcattccatacacgtaccatcctctgtgtgaaaaagttgccctgtaggtctcttttaaatctttcccctctcatcctaaacccatgccctctagttctggactccctgaccccaggggaaagactttgtctacttaccctatccatgcccctcataattttgtaaacctctactcaaacaacttcagaaatctggaggaTTCCTGAACACCAGCAAAGACACCaggatagaagaggatgaaataaggGTCTCCAAACCCCAAACACCACCTACTTCATCAGCAAGGCAACATCATCTAGCTAATGGACCTATGCTTTaacacccacttcaccttcaacagcaaaacctacaaacaaaccaacagaacacccatgggatctccgatatcagggtccttagcagaggcagtaatgcagagactcgaacaaacagctctgccaaccatccaacccaaactttgggtccgctatgtggatgacaccttatATTTCCCAACTAGATTACGAAATgtgttaacatttttaaattgtttttattgTCAATATACTTAAACTACACTCTATTTTATTCCACACTGTAGTTTAGCAATGATTAATGAACTTTGCTAGGttagaaacaaaagaaatatgTGAATTTCTAAAATATATGAATTTTTTTGGAATCTTGTATTCCAAATAATATTCAGTAATCAAACTTAAAATGCTGGTTGGTGTCTTATGATTAAAATCTGTATTGATTATTCTACATTGGAGATGGTTTCCACTTCATATCACATTAAGAATAACTTTTTTTGGGATATATGGAAATTTGAATACTTAAGTTTTTCAATTATTGGTGTGCTAGTTGTACCTGAAACATTTTGCAAA
Above is a window of Chiloscyllium plagiosum isolate BGI_BamShark_2017 chromosome 24, ASM401019v2, whole genome shotgun sequence DNA encoding:
- the LOC122562357 gene encoding sterile alpha motif domain-containing protein 9-like — its product is MEKCPEKGTSLNGTEATSNVLEEKSTGYNQCNPHPFDEENAEFKYVKGNVLPPETGSKNLIIPCHEFKSFQLAAKRDAFEQEIKFAKEVIKFAAACMNCRSNGTIHFGIEDGNEYAHGEIVGMPVQNKELFVNARDVYIKRCFLKKYHAHAEHSVRPPRFVEVVGDGIGEQRFVIEVDIVPSLSVVKGTFYTVQLPDLGKSKKGALRYFHHSIYKREGASSICIPSETIQHIPEYIRDRDFEREKAERDEELSKDDVYRKLSELFTSIKQHMDNEVKYILVTDSCREEDLENLSFLLRIRFFCVLDFDPSGKIHGLYNSDCKARSFSLDECFTESNSLADCVMKDSFQRTSWIFCNGQSHSDWQKPSDANTWMEARGKHLVDMISQLCTAIPEPFEVLFLWLSAANQLVAQAFREFYARMHAKNHIKCIVQNREYYNSWTSLLDNTCNRDTLNNLSIVGTKLSHLDNMIQTIQSSQQLQHDDTEYEDLLPCIEVLRSDEYSCLEVNVDDEDWKKEIRAKEMHFYKGGKVNWMNFWLAENRLCSNIIKRDAYQQVHNHLNQVLGRANSKKPVITLTISHQPGSGGSTVARYILWDFRKRLKCAIVNTSSNVTSVCAKAKQLQNNERTDKRLPVLLLVEDCDEEYIDDLKINLGQTFATCSSKPSFILLHCKRSILSETFANASDTVHVNYKLSDKEKMLFNNKLKELKVQYDEDSILTFVLMSKEYEQNYLQQSVKKLLTSINQTSDVLNLIGGLALLNHYVEDSYITESQWDKIIKRHAHCEHSQLRSLESTLRKAAGCLLSCLYEPEAELQYIRIIHRKVAEEILNQLTVPQSQIVMKLLEWNVFFKYQSSKHVEKFIRQLFVQRKDSTDKVKLSFPPLIAYICEKEGKIKAEEVQEKACECFAQDAFVAQQFARFLCFEKKFIKAETWVKKAHSLQPSNSYIFHTEGQIYWRWCKSINPVAQQNEQQPSAKRFRKPLELALKAIDAFQNSQEMAKAESDWNNAGYFSEVEVGCYVVQLLPWLDTFKSKNGCHMNLIKYLLTDWIPEEVDTVWHKFHQKLKGLHNNICKAMESVYERVAYFYPDKHNEEKHFDQLRKSEEQFLFFFCFFEDSRDQLLKQENMEHLTPILKRHEIFHLGGGQLTKCFSLAPGTLIKIIQLCTNKCDETELRNYILSQIALAIHSYKYTPSEDKISKEELCDLSHTLCALSALGQCPVPYFIQVLLYWPEAEADDDSGEESNTCLIDALNILDNMYNAKIKDVRAKRKSTHPHFFLGAGSGFQRFVHNTYLGGGNPWKVNPNKLQRIEGWTEGNQLFVQGHCQESKIQIHSGPKCLVPPGSTSASFYLGFTLRGCVAYDIQFE